The genomic segment CCCCGACATCCCAATGCCGACACACGGCTGGGCCCCTCACCTCTCCTCCCGGCTGATGTCCACACCCACAGATGGCGGGGCCGCCAGGATGTCAGTGATCAGGGGCAGAAACCGCTGCAGGATCAGCTTCAGGgaggtgcagccagtctggacaTAGCTTCAGAGGCAGATGAATGATGGAACCACAGAAAGATAAACAGAGAGCAAGGTCCACAAAGAGGGGTAGACGGAGGAACAGGGACAGCACAGGCTTGTTCTCAGCGCAGCCTCTCCCGACTTGGCGGGGACGGTAGAGCTGCAAAGCCGCTTCACACGGGCACCAGCCCTGGGGTCCTTCCCGTCGTCCCCGAAGGAGCCTCTTGCCCCTCCCATCCCTGACGTGAGGCAGTTGTGGCTTCCCCACGCCTACCTCTCGTacttgctctgcagaagcttctCGATCTGAGGCAAGACCGTGGTGCACAGGTCCAGCTTCCacagggagctggggagagggcggGGGACGTGGGCCCTTAGCACCGGGCCCGGCCCGCTCCGCCAGCCCCGTCCACCACAGCGACTTACGCTTTCTGGTTGACAATGTTGAGGAGGTCCACTACCACCGACAGGTCATTGATAGCCACGGCTGAGTCCACCGACGTCTGTGTAAAGAGAGCACCTGTCAGAGGGGACCGGGGACACAGCGGCCCCTGCCTGGGTGTGGTGTGATGGACTTTGTCGTGGGGTGTTAACAAGACTGCACCTAAAGTGATGACCGTGAGGCCCACAAGAGGTGTTCAACAAATGGCAGCTTGTGATGACGATGGTGGCAGAATGGGACATGAAGTCAGCCAGTGTGGTGACAGGGGCCAcccagcccctctgccccaccttgCGCAGCCTTCTTCTTGGCCAGCCCAACGCCTAGGGGAAAGGTGGTGCTTGCCTTGATGTCACCCGTGGTCCACACGGCCCGCACGGTGTCCAGGTTCTTGTGGCGGCTGGTGAGTACCACGCACATGGTGTCGTGGCCTTTGCGGATCTGCGACATGGCGTCCTCGTCGACCAGCTCCGCCTGCTGGGGGATCTTCACGGCCTGTGTGGGACGGGTGCCCATGTGCTGGTGGTGAAGCTCCGCCCTCGCCCGTGGGCCTCCTTCCCGCCCTCAGGTTGGACCCCCACTCACGGGCAGGAAGTCAGAGGCCTTCAGCCCAATGGGCTCATTCCGGGTGGCAGGGATGATGGCAGGCTCGGCCTTGGGTGTAGGAGTGGGAGTGACGACCGGGGGCCGGGGCAGGACCTCGAGCTGGTAGGGTCCAGAGCTCAGCGCGTAGCCAGCCTGAGGCCTCCCTGTCTGCCCACCCCGGCACGGGAGGCCCCGACCTTCGCTGGGGACCTcggcccctctcccagccccacacTGCGCCCTCTACACCTAGACATACATTTGGCACCGGGAACTGCGAGTCCATGGGTGGGCTGGGCTTTGCCGCCTCCTTGGCTGTGGCCGTgtctggaggaaaagagaaaggtctCTGGGTCAGGTCAGGCCAGAGGGACGGGCGGGAAGAAGGCAGGCCTTGTGGTGGACCTCTGGGTGGCGCCTGTTAACTGGGGGAGATGGGCAGGAACCAGTGGGGCAGCTGAGGAAGGAGACATCAGCAgtgggggggtgggatgggggtgggggggagggttagGTGTGGAGGCTCCTGGGAAGGCCTGAGGGTGGGGGTCAGACCTGTCCCCTCCCTTTCCACCCACTCCACCACAAGTCTGGCAGAAAGCAGGCATCAAGTACGGTGTGTGGATGGGACCCAGGGAGCTCCCAGGAGTGGCCATCCTGTCACCTCACTGGgaatggagtgggggtgggggtgggggtggggacatgCAGTGAGTAGATGGTGAGTGGGAAGCACAGGAAATACCACCTTGAGGGCGAATGATGAGATGGCCCCTTGAAGAGGAAgccaggtggaggaggggagggatgtGGGGGCTGGCCTCCGGCTCCCAGACCCCAAgacccgcccccctcccacctccctcccacctgctgCTTTTCCTGGCTCTCTCTTCTCCACCGGCCCACAGGGGCCCTCTCTCAGCACACCACACCCCTGCCTCCACAGCACGTCCCATCCGCAGACCTAGCAGTGTGGCTGCCTGTCTGCCGTCTGTCCTCCTCCCTAGGGTGTGGGCTCTTGGGGGGAGCACCTGCCCGCCTTGCTCATGCTCCATCACCAGGGCCTAGCAGGGGGCCGGCGCACAGCAGGTGCTTTTGGGTGAGCCCAGAGAAACTGGAGATGGTGCCATGGCAGATGAGGCCTGGGGAGCTGGTGACCCTGGGAGGCCAAGCTCCGCCGCCCGACTCACCGTCCTCGGGGGGTGCCGGGAAGGGCTCACTTCTTCGGGGTGGTGTCCGACCTGCAGAGGCAAGGAGGGCTGGGGACTGATAATGGCCAGCCTGGGGCTCCTGCCTGAGCCCTCAGAGCCGGGCTGGCCTGGGACACAGGGGATAGAAGGTGGTCCCCAGGTGCACACACAGCTGCAGACCTGTGACCCCGTTCCTGGTCCCAGGAAACCCCAGGCCTGCGCCCTCCCATCTATATGCCCCTATGGGGCCTTCCCTTGCTCGGGATGGGCTGGGGCAATGAGTGACTGCGGGGCCTCTGCTGGGGCCTTGAAGACCTGGGACAGAGCCTGGGTTCCAGGTGTAAGCTGGGAATCAAGCCTCGGAAGCACAGCGACATCCACACCGTCCCCCATAAAGCACCGTTGGCCTCCATGCACAGATGGGGGCCCCGGGCTGGgcaggggccggggggcgggccTCACTGATGCTGTTCTTGGGCTGGAAGATCTCGTTGTACTCCTCGGCGTTCTGGATCTCGGCCCGAGACTCCCGCTCGTCCCGGTCATCCTCGCTGCTAGGGCTACGGCGCTCGCTCTCCGAGTTCTGCTTCACCCTGTGGGGCGGGGCCGAGCCGATAGGAGGCCGGCCCGGCCAGCTGGGGCCGGTCCCCCAAAGCCTTCTCAGTGCCGGCCCGCCTCCTGAGCCCTCTGGGGCCTGAGCACCCTACCTCTGCGGCTTGCTGCAGGCCGTGCTGGGCCGCTCATAGATGCGCCGAAGCGGGGCACTAGGGTGGGCTGACTGTTGCGCCAGGGGCCGGCTGTCCTGCACAAGGTCCTGGGCCACGGTGCCTGTCCTGGTGACCCGCGTCAGGTCCACCACATAAGAGGAGACGTTGCTCTGGGAGAAGGCCACACCTATCTgcaggaagtggcagagctggggtacGGGAGGGCAGGAccccagcagggctggggggggacGTGAGGGCCTGAGGGGGAGGCGGTGGGTGGCTCTCTCACCAGCTGGTCGTTGCAGACAGCCAGGTCAGCCACCTTGCCCCAGCTGACCAGGACCACGTCAAAACAGCGCTCGGGCTCCCAGCCATAGACGCGCAGAGAGTCCTGGCAGCCACTGTACAGGCAGCAGCCGTCGGGGTTGAAGAGGACGCTCCTGGGCCAGGCGAGAGTGGGCCGTGGGTCCCAACAAGTCCAGGAAGGCTGTGGGGAGCCCCGGACAGAGGGAGCAGAAGCGGGGACGGGAAAGGCCCACCCATACCCACATCCCATGGCCCCGGAGGAGGGCCCAGACCCGCCACCCAGCTGCCTGCGCACCTGACAGGCCCTGGCTCTCCTTCGATGCAGCTCACCACCTGGAACTTCTCCAGATCCCAGAACCGGATGGTCCTGCAAAGGCAGCCAGGCTGTGCCGGGGAGCCGGCGGCCCCGTGCCAGCCTGCATGCGGGCCCGGGGCCTGGAAAGCCCGCTTCTCTGCAGACGCCCGTCCCTCTGGGTTGTGGCCACCAAGAGCAAGGCCTAGGGCCAGGGGTTGACCCTACACAGGCAGGCGAGGAGCCGTGGCAGGTGGGAGGTGAGCATGGGCTTTAGATCTGGACACGCCATGACGGCCCAGGACGCTGGGGCCCGGGAACCAGGGCTGGGGGTGAGATGGGACCAGGACCCCACCCTGGCACGGCCGGAAGTCAGTTCGGTCTACAGAGCATCACCGGCATAGGACACCTCGGGACAAAGATGgactgggacagagagacacacacagaggacagAGATGAGAAGTGGCAGTCATGGGTCACAGGCCTTGCTCCTCACCTGTCAGAGCTGCCAGAAGCCAGGAGGTACTCATTGGGGTGAAACTCCACCACGTTGACAGGCCCCGTGTGACCAGGAAACTCGGACATCATCTTGCCAGCAGTCAGATcccagagctggggcagggcgGGAGGGAGGTCGGGACCCGGCCTGGGACCTCGTCTGCCCGCTCTCCCTCTATTCCCGCCCCGGCTCTTTATCCATGAGCCGCCTTCCGCTCTTGACAGGCTTGGGATATTGGAGCccgactgggggtgggggggatggcaGAGGACCCAGGCCGAGTGTGATCAGCAGACCTCAGCCCGCCCCGGGCCCAGGTCAGGCC from the Prionailurus viverrinus isolate Anna chromosome E2, UM_Priviv_1.0, whole genome shotgun sequence genome contains:
- the KATNB1 gene encoding katanin p80 WD40 repeat-containing subunit B1 isoform X2; amino-acid sequence: MATPVVTKTAWKLQEIVAHASNVSSLVLGKASGRLLATGGDDCRVNLWSINKPNCIMSLTGHTSPVESVRLNTPEELIVAGSQSGSIRVWDLEAAKILRTLMGHKANICSLDFHPYGEFVASGSQDTNIKLWDIRRKGCVFRYRGHSQAVRCLRFSPDGKWLASAADDHTVKLWDLTAGKMMSEFPGHTGPVNVVEFHPNEYLLASGSSDRTIRFWDLEKFQVVSCIEGEPGPVRSVLFNPDGCCLYSGCQDSLRVYGWEPERCFDVVLVSWGKVADLAVCNDQLIGVAFSQSNVSSYVVDLTRVTRTGTVAQDLVQDSRPLAQQSAHPSAPLRRIYERPSTACSKPQRVKQNSESERRSPSSEDDRDERESRAEIQNAEEYNEIFQPKNSISRTPPRRSEPFPAPPEDDTATAKEAAKPSPPMDSQFPVPNAEPAIIPATRNEPIGLKASDFLPAVKIPQQAELVDEDAMSQIRKGHDTMCVVLTSRHKNLDTVRAVWTTGDIKTSVDSAVAINDLSVVVDLLNIVNQKASLWKLDLCTTVLPQIEKLLQSKYESYVQTGCTSLKLILQRFLPLITDILAAPPSVGVDISREERLHKCRLCYKQLKSISGLVKSKSALSGRHGSAFRELHLLMASLD
- the KATNB1 gene encoding katanin p80 WD40 repeat-containing subunit B1 isoform X1 — encoded protein: MATPVVTKTAWKLQEIVAHASNVSSLVLGKASGRLLATGGDDCRVNLWSINKPNCIMSLTGHTSPVESVRLNTPEELIVAGSQSGSIRVWDLEAAKILRTLMGHKANICSLDFHPYGEFVASGSQDTNIKLWDIRRKGCVFRYRGHSQAVRCLRFSPDGKWLASAADDHTVKLWDLTAGKMMSEFPGHTGPVNVVEFHPNEYLLASGSSDRTIRFWDLEKFQVVSCIEGEPGPVRSVLFNPDGCCLYSGCQDSLRVYGWEPERCFDVVLVSWGKVADLAVCNDQLIGVAFSQSNVSSYVVDLTRVTRTGTVAQDLVQDSRPLAQQSAHPSAPLRRIYERPSTACSKPQRVKQNSESERRSPSSEDDRDERESRAEIQNAEEYNEIFQPKNSISRTPPRRSEPFPAPPEDDTATAKEAAKPSPPMDSQFPVPNLEVLPRPPVVTPTPTPKAEPAIIPATRNEPIGLKASDFLPAVKIPQQAELVDEDAMSQIRKGHDTMCVVLTSRHKNLDTVRAVWTTGDIKTSVDSAVAINDLSVVVDLLNIVNQKASLWKLDLCTTVLPQIEKLLQSKYESYVQTGCTSLKLILQRFLPLITDILAAPPSVGVDISREERLHKCRLCYKQLKSISGLVKSKSALSGRHGSAFRELHLLMASLD